One genomic segment of Chitinophaga sancti includes these proteins:
- a CDS encoding sigma-70 family RNA polymerase sigma factor has product MAVGQNDEIQLWEQFCKGDKRAFDSVWAYWFPILFKYCNRFTDDKGLIKDVLQDFFIELFTSRSRRNNVQHLKSYLMIAVRRKLLRVISQQKARSTEDLGNDESYGFYLDLSADHPIIQQQELHNRKQVVQHVINGLSNRQREAIYLYFFENIGYESIAEIMSMKEVKYARTLIYRALDEMRDTITRNKQLTELL; this is encoded by the coding sequence ATGGCAGTGGGACAAAACGATGAAATACAACTTTGGGAGCAGTTTTGCAAGGGGGATAAGCGGGCATTCGACAGTGTGTGGGCTTATTGGTTCCCTATACTATTCAAATACTGTAACAGGTTTACCGACGACAAGGGCCTGATCAAAGATGTATTACAGGATTTTTTTATTGAGCTATTTACCAGCCGTTCCCGGCGTAATAATGTACAGCATTTAAAGAGCTATCTTATGATTGCTGTACGTCGTAAACTGCTGCGTGTTATCAGCCAGCAGAAAGCCAGGTCCACCGAGGATTTGGGCAACGATGAAAGCTACGGCTTTTACCTAGATCTCTCCGCCGATCATCCCATCATTCAACAACAGGAATTGCATAATCGCAAGCAGGTGGTTCAGCACGTTATTAATGGGCTAAGCAACCGTCAGCGTGAAGCTATTTATTTGTATTTCTTCGAAAATATCGGTTACGAAAGTATTGCTGAAATCATGTCTATGAAAGAAGTGAAATACGCCAGAACCCTCATCTATAGAGCACTTGATGAAATGCGTGATACCATCACGAGAAATAAACAACTCACTGAATTATTGTAG
- a CDS encoding exonuclease: protein MPYIMVDIESDGPIPGDFSMISFGAVLVNEKLDQTFYGQLAPISEKYIPEALAVSGFSREETMTFKEPKIVMAEFKTWIETVCGKDRPILISDNNGFDSMFIAWYFHHFIGTNPFGHSSQNLGSLFKGMEKDMFKNFKHLRVTKHTHHPVEDAKGNAEALLTMKKELGLKIRW from the coding sequence ATGCCTTACATTATGGTAGACATCGAGAGCGATGGCCCTATACCCGGAGATTTTTCCATGATTTCATTTGGTGCCGTGCTCGTAAACGAAAAATTAGATCAGACCTTTTATGGTCAGCTAGCTCCTATCTCTGAAAAGTATATTCCTGAAGCACTCGCTGTATCTGGTTTTAGCAGGGAAGAAACAATGACTTTTAAAGAACCCAAAATTGTGATGGCGGAATTTAAAACCTGGATTGAAACGGTTTGTGGAAAGGATCGTCCTATCCTGATCAGTGATAATAATGGTTTTGATAGTATGTTCATCGCATGGTATTTTCATCATTTTATTGGGACTAATCCATTTGGTCATAGTTCGCAGAATTTAGGAAGCCTTTTCAAAGGAATGGAAAAGGATATGTTTAAGAACTTTAAACACCTGCGGGTAACAAAGCATACACATCATCCGGTAGAAGATGCAAAAGGAAATGCAGAAGCACTGCTGACAATGAAGAAGGAATTAGGACTGAAAATCAGGTGGTAA
- a CDS encoding FecR family protein — translation MDQEQYTVADLMTNPSFRAWADQSDEKARTHWEQWLAAHPDRHDDVNTAFTLLSLLKVNENGPSPDDMLDMQDRFDTALGRRRRIMLYRWTAAAASLLLLITTGILFNNRSTTIHTGIAMTKEVNLPDGSKVLLNANSTLKYKGHEVWIEGEAYFSGEHHGLKVHTGGMDVAVLGTAFNIYNRKQHIEVLLESGKVNVTGAGWAKNAGTLNLTPGEMIHLDATNKIMTRINPETFTSWKNGRLIFKNTPLYKVAAILEENYGFHVQWKSTRLQMERFSGSCPLDNTDILLAAIRSVYNDQLIVQANHTIIFE, via the coding sequence ATGGATCAGGAACAATATACAGTAGCGGATCTGATGACCAATCCCTCTTTCAGAGCATGGGCCGATCAGTCAGATGAAAAAGCCCGCACACATTGGGAACAATGGCTTGCAGCGCACCCGGATCGTCATGATGATGTGAACACCGCTTTCACCTTACTTTCTCTTTTGAAAGTTAATGAAAACGGACCTTCTCCCGATGATATGCTTGACATGCAGGATAGATTCGATACCGCACTTGGCCGCAGACGCCGTATTATGCTATACCGCTGGACTGCCGCCGCTGCATCCCTGTTATTACTTATCACTACAGGAATATTATTCAATAACCGTAGCACCACCATTCACACCGGTATCGCTATGACGAAAGAAGTAAACCTGCCGGATGGTTCTAAAGTATTACTAAATGCCAACTCTACTTTAAAATACAAAGGGCATGAGGTATGGATCGAAGGGGAAGCTTACTTCAGCGGTGAACACCACGGCCTGAAAGTACATACCGGTGGCATGGATGTAGCCGTTCTCGGTACCGCATTCAACATCTATAATCGAAAACAACATATTGAAGTATTACTGGAATCAGGAAAGGTAAATGTAACCGGTGCAGGATGGGCGAAAAACGCCGGCACCCTGAATCTGACTCCCGGTGAAATGATCCACCTCGATGCCACCAACAAAATCATGACCCGTATCAATCCAGAGACCTTCACCTCCTGGAAGAACGGCCGTCTGATCTTTAAAAATACACCACTATATAAAGTCGCCGCCATACTGGAAGAAAATTACGGTTTTCATGTTCAGTGGAAAAGCACCAGGTTACAAATGGAACGCTTCTCCGGCTCGTGTCCTTTAGACAATACAGACATTCTCCTGGCAGCTATTCGGTCAGTGTACAATGACCAGTTAATAGTCCAGGCTAATCATACTATTATATTCGAATAA
- a CDS encoding SusC/RagA family TonB-linked outer membrane protein, giving the protein MKRKLNRYVVLTVLLLLEVWQVRAHTAPIAYNYVSEKVSLITALQKMEDIFHVNFNYNSATVANKFVYLEQFPQQGAFNASKVAQALQPLGLTIVELGHKDYAIQRITTANAITISNDDHKATNDDHKIINGTITNDKGEPVPGAIITDQTTNKSVMADDQGRYTIEVNGPTTLLVHAVGFTSKIVKAGTAAMLNIQLMPNVKDLSAVVVTALGIKREEKALGYSIATLDGSKVSTVKDVNIVNSLSGKVAGVDIRSASSDPGGSVLITIRGASSIANNNQPLFVVDGVPVASANRSPTVPVGQVTVDYGSPISDVSPDDIATVTVLKGASAAALYGSRAANGVILITTKSGNGKNKKGLNVSANFSAIYDKAWQFPDFQSEYGAGDATGSVDPANTLSTASWGPKLNTGAKYIQWNSPTDANGDKVATDWIAYPNRVKDFYETGSTYTSNVAITGSNFRLSYTNLQNKGITPNTGLQRNNINLAAGYDLSPKIKVTTNIAYTNNTSNNRPTFNRGSSSYILYTMPANINSELLKNYWQSGEEGLQQWSQDQGSTDNPYFVAYQLTNAYNRHHVTGNVQLTMELAKGLTLMGRTGLDWYTETDESKRAVSAVQNPYGAYYIGNLFGSEQNTDFLLNYKKSLQHDFAFFVSVGANRMDQHSNTQSQAASQLVMPGVYNISNAAAGTVTNSSYKATKRINSLYAMGELSYKSFAFLDLSARNDWSSALPANHNSYFYPSASLSLVLSDMLKIEHGALSYAKVRLNWSKVGKDTDPYSLYNSFTFSSPDWGDVKMATFSTTLKNNNLKPEIATSYEIGTDLKFFNNRLAVEATWYTTDSRNQIIQIPTTMASGYSARIINAGEIRNRGWEVAVHGTPISGKFIWDIGANFTRNRNKVIALADGITSYLQGSAEGMQYQVREGQSLGNMYGYTWTTVPDGPYKGKELLDETGHSQYATGLVKIGNYNPDFSLGITNTFTYGHFTLNTLIDYRQGGQFFSYMFMNLLSDGRTKNTLKGRDTEHGGLSWNDGTTDRTDGMIEDGYISDGNGNYVKNTNVTDPESFYGDYYWKMHARNTFSATYVKLREVSLTYLFSKEQTGRLPVSNLSVSLIARNLFSWTAAGSGYDPETAMTIKSGSITPGTSSWSLPYTRSYGVKLGLNF; this is encoded by the coding sequence ATGAAACGCAAATTGAACAGGTACGTTGTCCTGACTGTCCTCCTATTGCTGGAAGTCTGGCAGGTAAGGGCCCACACTGCTCCGATCGCCTATAACTATGTAAGTGAAAAGGTCTCGCTGATTACAGCACTCCAGAAAATGGAAGACATTTTTCATGTGAATTTTAACTACAACAGCGCGACTGTCGCTAACAAATTTGTATACCTTGAACAGTTCCCGCAACAGGGCGCTTTCAATGCCAGCAAGGTAGCACAAGCCCTCCAACCACTGGGCCTTACTATCGTTGAACTGGGTCATAAAGACTACGCGATCCAGCGTATTACTACCGCTAATGCGATCACCATTTCCAACGATGATCACAAAGCCACCAACGATGATCACAAAATCATCAACGGTACCATCACCAACGATAAAGGCGAACCTGTACCCGGTGCTATCATCACCGATCAAACCACCAACAAATCTGTGATGGCTGATGATCAGGGCCGCTATACCATCGAAGTAAATGGTCCTACCACTTTATTAGTGCACGCTGTTGGCTTTACCAGCAAGATTGTTAAAGCGGGTACTGCTGCTATGCTGAACATTCAGCTCATGCCCAATGTAAAGGATCTCTCTGCCGTAGTGGTGACTGCTTTAGGTATCAAACGTGAAGAAAAAGCACTGGGTTATTCTATCGCTACCCTCGACGGTTCTAAAGTAAGCACTGTAAAAGATGTGAACATTGTAAACAGCCTCTCCGGCAAAGTGGCAGGTGTGGACATCCGCTCTGCCAGCTCTGACCCCGGTGGTTCTGTGCTGATCACCATCCGTGGTGCCAGCTCTATCGCTAATAATAACCAGCCTTTGTTCGTGGTGGATGGAGTACCTGTCGCTTCGGCTAACAGAAGCCCAACCGTTCCTGTAGGCCAGGTGACTGTTGACTACGGTAGCCCTATCTCCGATGTAAGTCCGGACGATATCGCCACCGTTACCGTGCTTAAAGGCGCCAGCGCTGCAGCTTTGTACGGTAGCCGTGCTGCAAACGGTGTGATCCTCATCACTACCAAAAGCGGGAATGGTAAAAACAAAAAAGGACTGAACGTAAGCGCAAACTTCAGCGCTATCTATGATAAAGCCTGGCAGTTCCCTGACTTCCAGAGTGAATATGGTGCAGGTGATGCCACAGGGTCTGTAGATCCTGCCAATACCCTGTCTACCGCTTCATGGGGTCCTAAACTGAACACCGGTGCCAAATATATTCAATGGAATAGCCCTACCGATGCCAACGGCGACAAGGTAGCGACCGACTGGATCGCTTATCCAAACAGGGTAAAAGATTTCTATGAAACCGGTTCTACCTATACCAGCAACGTAGCCATCACGGGTAGCAACTTCCGCCTCTCTTATACAAATTTGCAAAATAAAGGTATCACACCAAATACCGGGCTGCAGCGCAACAACATCAACCTCGCCGCAGGGTATGATCTGAGTCCTAAAATAAAGGTGACTACCAATATTGCTTATACGAATAATACCAGTAATAACCGTCCTACTTTCAACAGGGGTAGCTCCAGTTATATCCTGTATACCATGCCGGCAAACATCAACTCCGAACTGCTGAAAAATTACTGGCAGAGTGGTGAAGAAGGCCTGCAGCAGTGGTCACAGGATCAGGGTAGTACAGATAACCCTTACTTCGTAGCTTATCAGCTGACCAATGCCTACAATCGTCATCACGTAACAGGCAATGTGCAGTTGACCATGGAACTGGCTAAGGGCTTAACATTAATGGGTCGTACAGGTCTCGACTGGTATACTGAAACCGACGAAAGCAAGCGGGCAGTAAGTGCTGTGCAGAATCCTTATGGTGCCTATTATATCGGTAACCTCTTTGGTAGTGAGCAGAACACAGACTTCCTCCTGAACTATAAGAAAAGTCTTCAACACGATTTTGCATTTTTCGTAAGCGTAGGTGCTAACCGCATGGACCAGCATTCTAACACGCAGTCACAGGCGGCCAGTCAGCTGGTAATGCCAGGAGTATACAACATCTCCAATGCTGCTGCAGGTACTGTTACCAACTCTTCTTACAAGGCTACCAAACGCATCAACAGTTTGTATGCTATGGGTGAACTGTCTTACAAGAGTTTTGCATTCCTGGATCTGAGTGCCAGAAATGACTGGTCCAGCGCGCTGCCTGCTAATCACAACTCCTACTTTTATCCCTCTGCCTCATTGAGCTTAGTGTTGTCTGATATGTTGAAGATCGAACACGGCGCACTGTCTTATGCCAAAGTGAGACTGAACTGGTCTAAGGTGGGTAAGGATACTGATCCTTACAGCCTGTACAACAGCTTTACCTTCAGCTCTCCTGACTGGGGCGATGTGAAGATGGCGACCTTCAGCACTACACTGAAAAACAACAACCTGAAGCCTGAAATCGCTACCTCTTATGAGATTGGTACGGATCTGAAATTCTTCAACAACAGGTTAGCGGTAGAAGCTACGTGGTATACCACCGATAGCCGTAACCAGATCATCCAGATCCCGACTACCATGGCCAGCGGTTATAGCGCACGCATCATCAACGCCGGTGAAATCCGTAACCGTGGCTGGGAAGTAGCAGTACATGGTACGCCGATCTCCGGTAAATTTATCTGGGATATCGGTGCAAACTTTACCCGCAACAGGAACAAAGTGATCGCACTGGCGGATGGTATTACTTCTTACCTGCAGGGTTCTGCAGAAGGTATGCAGTACCAGGTACGTGAAGGTCAGTCACTCGGCAATATGTACGGCTACACCTGGACAACCGTTCCCGATGGTCCTTACAAAGGCAAGGAACTGCTGGACGAAACCGGTCATAGCCAGTATGCAACCGGCCTCGTGAAGATCGGTAACTACAATCCCGACTTCTCACTGGGTATCACGAACACCTTTACCTACGGTCACTTTACACTGAATACCCTGATCGATTACCGCCAGGGTGGCCAGTTCTTCTCTTATATGTTCATGAACCTGTTGTCTGACGGGCGTACTAAAAATACACTGAAAGGCCGTGATACAGAACATGGAGGTCTGAGCTGGAACGATGGTACGACCGACCGTACAGATGGTATGATCGAAGATGGTTATATCTCAGATGGCAATGGTAACTATGTTAAGAATACCAATGTTACAGATCCTGAAAGTTTCTACGGTGACTACTATTGGAAAATGCACGCCCGCAACACCTTCAGTGCAACATATGTAAAGCTGCGCGAAGTGAGCCTGACATACCTGTTCAGCAAGGAGCAGACTGGCAGACTGCCGGTCTCTAACCTGAGTGTATCACTGATAGCACGCAACCTGTTTAGCTGGACAGCCGCTGGTAGCGGATATGATCCTGAAACTGCGATGACGATCAAGAGCGGTAGCATCACCCCTGGTACATCCAGCTGGTCACTGCCTTACACACGTTCTTATGGTGTGAAACTGGGTCTTAATTTTTAA
- a CDS encoding alpha-L-arabinofuranosidase C-terminal domain-containing protein — protein MKHLLNRQAYLNCNIQRYLTPVLIILFPLISSVAFAQHPGAVVLSAAKFKTGDTAVWASSSFDDRSWGTIVPGKVWQEQGYPDYHGYAWYRFHVRLHKSGHWKDSLRIFLAHVNDVDATYLNGVLIGKTGTTPEDKGGYVSKWPNVRSYHLAADHPAIKWDKENVIAVRVYDGGGTGGIFMGQPFVDMLEKVDGINVSLGKIKNNYGLRIEGTFSYSVLDEGREIKHAAIPTSLAPLEEKTFPVDAPQKDGIVFKYTFKESGTNLTTQGQIKVPYMQTPPPGAFPRINNALVLGARPGHPILFRIAATGATPLTYKVTGLPSGLSQEGAIIKGSIAGVGHYPIQIQVSNSHGTTSKTILVKVDSLLQLTPPMGWNSWNCWGLSVSEDKVKSAAQALIDKGLADHGWSYINIDDGWQAATRNTDGSLSPNEKFGDMKGLGDWLHNQGLKFGIYSSPGPLTCGGYLGSYQHELADANAYDAWGVDYLKYDWCSYVQTDTSQAAYIYPFKIMQQALASQNRDIVYNLCQYGMKRVWEWGPSVGAQSWRTTEDIDDTWESLYNIGFSQGPLASYAGPGKWNDPDMMIVGQVGWGESLHPSRLTPDEQYTHVSLWSLLSAPLLIGCDIRKLDSFTLNLLTNDEVIAIDQDTLGKQAIRVKVNIWVKELSDGSKAIGIFNLDTVYRDITLSFKDVGLPSKVLLHNVWRQRDERFCTDSFHTRIPPHGVKLLKAIPVIQSTIEIKSVRSKDTIPSTLHGIFFEEISHAGEGGLYAEMIQNRGFEESRIPAGTKLVNGMLEAPPTAWKMEWPYKNDWPAWSVKRDSHDDKLVSGTDSKLISPNVSLTVDHPLSAATPHSLKLQGPATLINEGFWGIAVKAGESYQLSFYLRGYKGTVTAGISSHDHIIASHQFDIAANDDWQKYECVLVPDSTVDKAKFVLNFGSKGTAYVDFVSLFPINTFHNRPNGLRNDIATLIDSLHPSFVRWPGGCFVEGITIESAPNWKNTIGKLENRPGTFSPWGYWSSDGFGYHEYLQFCEDIHADALFVFNAGTSCEYRSGTSVPDSLLQPYIQDALDAIEYATGPVTSKWGALRASNGHPAPFPLKYVEVGNEQHGPVYAKRYNRFYDAIHAKYPNITILASMGIGDVNRHTLDSMQHVQRVDEHAYKDAYWSMRNFDHFDKYKRGDWDMYVGEYATNAGVGTGNMQAAISDAIYVLSMEKNADLVKMSSYAPLLVNENDVDWPVNLIHFDAANSYARISYYAIKLLADNKADFNLPTSVTVAADNDAPLYSGGIGAGTWDTEAEFKDIKVNGQAFELSEWSFPRGTWKVTDSSIAQTAEGAQQLAVLKNHAFDSYTLTLKARKTGGVNAFMIPFAVLDSNTYLRAHIGSWWNSHCVFESVTNGYDVAGISDQKKMTPLETGRWYDVKLDVGKDTVKCFLNDTLIMQYIPPQKFYSIAGKAKNGDVIVKAVNGYASSVMADIKLETAGKHVLLISSLSAPANAENSMEAPLEYVPETVVGDSLRVVLKPNSVNVIRILH, from the coding sequence TTGAAGCATCTTCTTAACAGGCAGGCTTACTTAAATTGCAATATCCAACGATATCTGACACCTGTTCTGATCATCCTTTTCCCACTTATTTCTTCTGTTGCTTTTGCACAGCATCCCGGAGCAGTGGTATTGTCTGCTGCAAAATTTAAAACCGGTGATACTGCTGTATGGGCTTCTTCGTCGTTTGATGATCGTTCATGGGGGACTATTGTCCCAGGTAAGGTTTGGCAGGAACAAGGCTATCCTGATTACCATGGATATGCGTGGTACCGGTTTCATGTTCGGTTACACAAGAGCGGGCATTGGAAAGACAGCTTACGGATATTTCTTGCGCATGTGAATGATGTGGATGCTACGTATTTGAATGGTGTATTAATTGGTAAAACAGGCACTACGCCGGAGGATAAAGGTGGGTATGTAAGTAAATGGCCGAATGTGCGGTCGTATCACTTAGCGGCTGATCATCCGGCTATCAAATGGGATAAGGAGAATGTGATAGCGGTGCGGGTGTATGATGGCGGTGGCACAGGAGGAATATTTATGGGACAGCCGTTTGTAGATATGTTGGAGAAGGTGGATGGGATCAATGTAAGTTTGGGTAAGATAAAGAATAACTATGGCCTGCGAATAGAAGGGACATTTAGTTATTCAGTTTTAGATGAGGGCCGGGAGATCAAACATGCTGCTATTCCAACAAGTCTTGCTCCCCTCGAAGAAAAAACCTTCCCAGTTGATGCACCTCAGAAAGATGGCATTGTATTTAAATACACATTCAAAGAATCGGGCACAAATCTAACCACGCAAGGACAGATAAAAGTCCCTTACATGCAAACACCGCCGCCAGGTGCATTCCCGAGAATTAATAATGCGTTAGTATTAGGTGCACGTCCGGGTCATCCTATATTATTCCGTATCGCAGCTACAGGCGCCACACCTTTAACTTATAAAGTAACAGGATTACCCTCCGGTCTTTCGCAGGAAGGCGCCATCATAAAAGGATCCATTGCTGGTGTTGGCCACTACCCTATTCAAATACAGGTATCCAATTCCCATGGCACTACTTCAAAAACCATCCTGGTAAAAGTCGATTCTCTTTTACAACTCACACCTCCCATGGGCTGGAATAGCTGGAACTGCTGGGGCCTGAGCGTAAGCGAAGACAAAGTAAAAAGCGCTGCACAGGCATTGATTGACAAAGGCCTCGCAGATCATGGCTGGTCTTATATCAACATTGACGATGGCTGGCAGGCAGCAACACGTAATACAGATGGGAGTCTATCACCCAATGAAAAGTTTGGAGATATGAAAGGACTCGGTGACTGGCTACACAATCAAGGCTTGAAATTCGGTATCTACTCCTCCCCCGGCCCACTGACCTGTGGTGGTTATCTGGGTTCATATCAACATGAATTAGCCGATGCAAATGCCTATGATGCATGGGGAGTCGATTATTTAAAATATGACTGGTGTAGTTATGTACAAACAGATACGTCGCAGGCAGCTTATATCTATCCGTTCAAAATCATGCAACAGGCATTGGCGTCGCAAAACAGGGATATTGTGTACAATCTCTGCCAATACGGAATGAAACGTGTATGGGAATGGGGACCTTCAGTAGGTGCACAAAGCTGGCGTACGACAGAAGATATCGATGATACATGGGAGAGCTTATATAATATCGGGTTTAGCCAGGGACCACTGGCATCGTATGCAGGACCAGGTAAATGGAATGATCCGGATATGATGATCGTAGGTCAGGTAGGTTGGGGAGAAAGCCTACATCCATCCAGACTAACACCTGATGAGCAATATACCCATGTAAGTTTGTGGAGTTTGTTATCCGCACCGTTGTTGATTGGTTGTGATATTCGCAAACTGGATAGCTTTACGTTGAATTTATTGACGAATGATGAAGTGATTGCCATAGATCAGGATACATTAGGGAAGCAGGCGATACGGGTGAAAGTTAATATATGGGTGAAGGAATTATCTGATGGTAGCAAAGCAATTGGAATATTTAATTTGGATACCGTATATCGTGATATCACCTTATCATTTAAAGATGTAGGACTGCCATCAAAAGTATTATTACATAATGTATGGAGACAGCGTGATGAAAGATTTTGCACAGATAGCTTTCATACTAGAATACCACCGCATGGGGTAAAATTGCTAAAAGCCATTCCTGTTATACAAAGTACAATTGAGATTAAAAGTGTACGCTCTAAAGATACGATCCCGTCTACCTTACATGGCATCTTTTTTGAGGAAATCAGTCATGCAGGAGAAGGGGGATTATATGCAGAAATGATTCAGAACAGGGGATTTGAAGAGAGTCGGATACCAGCGGGGACTAAACTGGTAAATGGCATGTTGGAAGCGCCGCCTACAGCATGGAAAATGGAATGGCCGTATAAGAATGACTGGCCGGCGTGGTCTGTGAAAAGGGATAGTCATGACGACAAGTTAGTATCCGGGACTGATTCAAAATTAATTTCACCCAATGTTTCCCTGACTGTAGATCACCCTTTATCAGCTGCTACACCACACTCATTAAAACTACAAGGCCCTGCCACCTTAATCAATGAAGGCTTTTGGGGTATCGCTGTAAAAGCTGGTGAAAGCTATCAACTATCATTCTATTTAAGAGGGTATAAAGGTACTGTCACAGCGGGTATATCATCCCACGATCATATTATCGCTTCACATCAATTTGATATTGCTGCTAATGATGACTGGCAAAAATACGAATGTGTACTTGTGCCTGACAGCACTGTTGACAAAGCAAAATTTGTTTTAAACTTTGGCTCGAAAGGCACCGCATATGTAGATTTCGTGTCGCTATTCCCTATCAACACCTTTCACAACAGACCTAATGGTTTACGCAATGATATTGCTACCCTCATCGACAGTCTGCATCCATCCTTTGTAAGATGGCCGGGGGGCTGCTTCGTAGAAGGCATCACCATCGAAAGTGCGCCTAACTGGAAAAACACCATCGGTAAATTAGAAAATCGCCCTGGTACATTTAGTCCCTGGGGATATTGGAGCAGTGATGGATTTGGTTACCATGAATACCTGCAATTCTGTGAAGATATCCATGCAGATGCATTGTTTGTGTTCAACGCAGGTACATCCTGCGAATACCGTAGCGGCACATCAGTACCAGATTCATTATTACAACCCTACATCCAGGATGCACTGGATGCAATAGAATATGCCACCGGCCCGGTTACTTCCAAATGGGGAGCATTAAGGGCTTCCAACGGGCACCCCGCTCCTTTTCCATTGAAATATGTAGAAGTGGGCAATGAACAACATGGCCCTGTTTATGCAAAGCGATATAATCGTTTTTATGATGCCATACATGCAAAGTATCCAAACATTACCATTTTAGCCAGCATGGGCATTGGTGATGTAAACAGGCATACCTTAGACAGTATGCAACATGTACAACGGGTAGATGAACATGCTTACAAAGATGCTTATTGGAGTATGCGGAATTTCGATCACTTTGATAAATACAAACGTGGTGACTGGGATATGTACGTAGGCGAATACGCTACTAATGCAGGCGTAGGCACAGGTAATATGCAGGCAGCGATAAGTGATGCGATTTATGTACTCAGCATGGAGAAGAATGCAGACCTGGTAAAAATGTCATCCTACGCTCCGTTATTAGTAAATGAAAACGATGTAGACTGGCCGGTAAACCTGATCCATTTTGATGCAGCGAATAGTTATGCGCGTATTTCTTATTATGCTATTAAATTACTCGCAGATAATAAAGCGGATTTCAATTTACCTACCTCAGTTACTGTTGCTGCTGATAATGACGCCCCACTTTATTCAGGAGGTATTGGTGCAGGCACCTGGGATACAGAAGCTGAATTCAAAGATATCAAAGTAAATGGTCAGGCATTTGAGCTTTCAGAATGGTCATTCCCAAGAGGCACCTGGAAAGTTACTGATTCTTCTATTGCGCAAACTGCGGAAGGTGCTCAGCAACTGGCAGTATTAAAAAACCACGCTTTCGATAGTTACACATTAACACTGAAGGCACGCAAAACAGGTGGGGTCAATGCGTTCATGATCCCGTTTGCAGTATTGGATAGTAATACTTATTTACGGGCACATATTGGTTCCTGGTGGAATAGTCATTGTGTATTTGAAAGTGTTACGAATGGGTATGATGTGGCTGGTATTTCAGATCAAAAGAAAATGACTCCTTTGGAAACCGGGCGTTGGTATGATGTAAAATTGGACGTGGGCAAGGATACGGTGAAGTGCTTTTTAAATGATACATTGATTATGCAATATATCCCGCCGCAGAAATTCTATAGTATAGCGGGGAAGGCGAAGAATGGGGATGTTATTGTAAAAGCGGTAAATGGGTATGCTTCATCAGTAATGGCGGATATTAAACTGGAAACAGCGGGGAAGCATGTTTTATTAATTAGTTCCTTATCGGCTCCTGCGAATGCGGAGAATAGTATGGAAGCGCCGTTGGAATATGTACCGGAGACGGTGGTGGGAGATTCTTTGCGAGTGGTATTAAAGCCGAATTCGGTGAATGTAATCAGGATATTACATTAG